The genomic window ACGGTAGGTCTCGAGCGTCCACGACTGTGGGTCGTCCCAGTAGCTGCTCAGCACCGGAGTCAATGGCACGTCAGTGTCCTTTCTCGGGCGGAACCGATTCTGTCGGCGCGGGTGCGGGCTTCTCCTTGGTGGATTCACGGGCATTGGCTTCTTCGGAGCCGAGTGGAGCAGACCCGCTATCGGTCGGTGTATGGACGCTAGGCGCGCGCATGCCGTCTCGCTGCGCGACGCGAAGACCTGCGAGCGTCGGTGCTCCCGGCGTGCCCCCGGCCTCGACAGCGCCGAGTCGTTCGTCGGGGAAGCCGGCGAGGATACGTTCGGTTTCCTTGAAGGTGCACAACGACACTCCGCGAGTGGGAGTGACCTCACTGCCGGATCGAAGCGCGTCGACGAGGGTGCGGGCGCTTTCCGGTGTCTGGTTGTCGAAGAACTCCCAATTGACCATCACCACCGGTGCGTAGTCGCATGCGGCGTTGCACTCGAGATGGGTGAGCGTCACCGTCTCGTCGGACGGATCGAGGTGTTCGCGCAGGGCGTCCATGATTGCGTCGCCGCCCATGACAGCGCACAGAGTATTGGTGCACACTCCGACCAGATAGTCGCCGGTCGGTTCGCGCCTGTACATGGAGTAGAAGGTGGACACGGCCGTGACCTCGGCGCCGGTGAGTCCCAGTTTGATCGCGCAGAATTCGATTCCGGTGGCCGAGACGTAACCGTCGTGCGATTGAACCAGGTGCAGCAGTGGCAGGAGCGCAGATCGAGCCATCGCAGGGTTCGGGGCTTCGGACGATGAATACCTGGCGATGATGTCGATCGCATCGGCGTCGAGGCGTGCCAGGACGTCGTCCGGGTAGGGGACCGGCCGGGTTCCGAGTTGCAGGAACACTCTCTCGCTCATGGCTGCACGCCTCTCATCGATCGACTCCGCCCATGACCGGATCGATGCTTGCGACCGCCGCGATGACGTCGGCGACCATTCCGCCTTCGCAGGTAGCGGCGACTGCCTGCAGGTTGGTGAACGAGGGGTCCCGGTAGTGCACTCGGAACGGTCTGGTGCCGCCATCGCTGACCATGTGGACCCCCAGTTCGCCGCGGGGTGACTCCACTGCGGTGTATACCTGGCCTGCAGGCACTCGGAATCCCTCGGTCACGAGTTTGAAGTGATGGATGAGGGATTCCATCGAGGTGTTCATGATGTCCCGCACGTGCTCCTTGGAGTTGCCCATTCCGTCCGATCCAACCGACAGATCGGCAGGCCAGGCGATCTTCTTGTCGTCGACCATGATGGGGCCGGGACGGAGCTTGTCGAGGCACTGCTCGACGATCTTCAAGGACTCCTTCATCTCGGCGACTCGAATGACGTACCGCCCGTAGGCGTCACATCCGGTGTCGGTACAGACCTCGAATTCGTAGTTCTCGTATCCGCAATAAGGCTGTGACACACGGAGATCGTGAGGCAGGCCGGTGGATCTCAGCATGGGTCCGGTGATTCCCAGCGCCATGCATCCCGTGAGGTCCAGGTAACCGATGCCTTGTGTGCGAGCCTTCCAGATCCTGTTGTCGTCCAGCAGGTTCGACATGTCCCGTAACCTGTCCGGCAGTATTTTCAGAAGTTCACGGATTTTCGGAAGTGCGTCGTCGGGTAGGTCCTGAGCCAGT from Rhodococcus sp. P1Y includes these protein-coding regions:
- the nuoE gene encoding NADH-quinone oxidoreductase subunit NuoE gives rise to the protein MSERVFLQLGTRPVPYPDDVLARLDADAIDIIARYSSSEAPNPAMARSALLPLLHLVQSHDGYVSATGIEFCAIKLGLTGAEVTAVSTFYSMYRREPTGDYLVGVCTNTLCAVMGGDAIMDALREHLDPSDETVTLTHLECNAACDYAPVVMVNWEFFDNQTPESARTLVDALRSGSEVTPTRGVSLCTFKETERILAGFPDERLGAVEAGGTPGAPTLAGLRVAQRDGMRAPSVHTPTDSGSAPLGSEEANARESTKEKPAPAPTESVPPEKGH
- the nuoD gene encoding NADH dehydrogenase (quinone) subunit D — translated: MTDTAGRETSFTVSGQDWDDIVAAAAETSAGSSEERIVVNMGPQHPSTHGVLRLILEIEAETVTEARCGIGYLHTGIEKNLEFRNWTQGVTFVTRMDYLSPFFNETAYCLGVEKLLDITDDVPERATIVRVMLMELNRISSHLVALATGGMELGAVTAMLFGFRERELILDVFESVTGLRMNHAFVRPGGLAQDLPDDALPKIRELLKILPDRLRDMSNLLDDNRIWKARTQGIGYLDLTGCMALGITGPMLRSTGLPHDLRVSQPYCGYENYEFEVCTDTGCDAYGRYVIRVAEMKESLKIVEQCLDKLRPGPIMVDDKKIAWPADLSVGSDGMGNSKEHVRDIMNTSMESLIHHFKLVTEGFRVPAGQVYTAVESPRGELGVHMVSDGGTRPFRVHYRDPSFTNLQAVAATCEGGMVADVIAAVASIDPVMGGVDR